One window from the genome of Acuticoccus sp. I52.16.1 encodes:
- a CDS encoding tyrosine recombinase codes for MIDAFLEMMAVEKAASPHTLDAYRRDLAAFAAHCAGGGTTPDRAGTGDVTGFLRAMAGEGAAVATQNRRLSAVRRYLRFLYAEGVRDDDPGAQVDSPKKTRPLPKILTVEEVDRLLTAAEAAAVRGEPGAVRRAALVELLYAGGLRVTELVGLPDAAPRADSDMMMIRGKGEKERVVPLSRHAKRAVTRWRAVRGPSRHMFPAASRTGYLTRQAFARELKALAGAAGLRADRVSPHVLRHAFATHLVARGADLRIVQALLGHQDIATTEIYTHVGNDHLAAVVSDCHPLG; via the coding sequence ATGATCGACGCGTTCCTGGAGATGATGGCGGTGGAAAAGGCCGCCTCGCCACACACGCTGGACGCCTACCGGCGCGACCTTGCCGCCTTCGCGGCCCACTGCGCGGGCGGGGGCACCACGCCCGACCGCGCCGGCACCGGCGACGTCACCGGCTTCCTGCGCGCCATGGCCGGCGAGGGCGCGGCGGTCGCCACGCAGAACCGCCGCCTCTCCGCGGTGCGGCGATACCTGCGCTTCCTCTACGCCGAGGGGGTGCGCGACGACGACCCCGGCGCCCAGGTGGACAGCCCCAAGAAGACCCGCCCCCTCCCCAAGATCCTCACGGTGGAGGAGGTCGACCGCCTCCTGACCGCGGCGGAGGCGGCGGCCGTCCGCGGCGAGCCGGGCGCCGTGCGCCGCGCGGCGCTGGTGGAGCTTCTCTATGCCGGGGGCCTGCGCGTCACCGAGCTCGTCGGCCTGCCGGACGCCGCCCCGCGCGCGGACAGCGACATGATGATGATCCGCGGCAAGGGAGAGAAGGAGCGCGTCGTGCCGTTGTCGCGGCACGCCAAGCGCGCGGTGACGCGGTGGCGGGCGGTGCGCGGCCCGTCGCGGCACATGTTCCCGGCGGCTTCGCGGACCGGCTACCTGACGCGCCAGGCCTTCGCGCGGGAGCTGAAGGCGCTGGCGGGAGCGGCCGGCCTGCGGGCGGACCGCGTCTCGCCGCACGTCCTGCGCCACGCATTCGCAACCCATCTCGTGGCGCGCGGCGCGGATCTTCGCATCGTGCAGGCGCTTTTAGGCCACCAAGATATTGCCACGACCGAAATTTATACCCACGTCGGCAACGATCACCTCGCCGCCGTCGTCTCCGACTGTCACCCTCTCGGCTGA
- a CDS encoding acetyl-CoA carboxylase carboxyltransferase subunit alpha has product MRTFLDFEKPVADVFGKIEELRSLGDTSAVDARDEIGKLKDKAERALAEIYSKLTPWQKTEVARHPDRPHTSHYIARLLEDFTPLAGDRSFAEDSAIIAGVGRLDGHSVAVLGHERGVDTESRIKHNFGMARPEGYRKAKRIMQMAERFRMPVVTLIDTAGAYPGIGAEERGQAEAIARSTEQALTLTVPSVAVVIGEGGSGGALALAASNKVMMLEHAIYSVISPEGAASILWRDAARAQDAASSMKITAQDLLRLGVIDDVIEEPIGGAHRDRAAAIDRVGERISAALRELRQEDGATLKSMRAQRFLDIGRSLEV; this is encoded by the coding sequence ATGCGCACATTCCTCGACTTCGAAAAGCCCGTCGCCGACGTGTTCGGCAAAATCGAGGAGCTGCGCTCGCTGGGCGACACGTCGGCCGTCGACGCGCGCGACGAGATCGGCAAGCTGAAGGACAAGGCCGAGCGGGCGCTGGCCGAGATCTATTCCAAGCTGACACCCTGGCAGAAGACCGAGGTCGCGCGTCACCCGGACCGGCCGCACACCTCGCATTATATCGCCCGCCTGCTGGAGGACTTCACCCCGCTCGCCGGTGACCGTTCGTTCGCCGAGGACTCGGCCATCATCGCCGGCGTCGGCCGCCTCGACGGGCATTCCGTGGCCGTCCTGGGGCATGAGCGCGGGGTCGATACCGAGAGCCGGATCAAGCACAATTTCGGCATGGCGCGGCCGGAGGGCTACCGCAAGGCCAAGCGCATCATGCAGATGGCCGAGCGCTTCCGCATGCCCGTCGTCACCCTGATCGACACCGCCGGCGCCTATCCCGGCATCGGTGCCGAGGAGCGTGGCCAGGCCGAGGCGATCGCCCGGTCCACCGAGCAGGCGCTGACGCTGACCGTTCCGTCCGTCGCGGTGGTGATCGGCGAGGGGGGCTCCGGTGGCGCGCTGGCGCTGGCGGCCTCCAACAAGGTGATGATGCTGGAGCACGCCATCTACTCGGTGATCTCGCCGGAGGGGGCGGCGTCGATCCTGTGGCGCGACGCGGCGCGGGCGCAGGACGCCGCGTCGTCGATGAAGATCACGGCGCAGGACCTCCTGCGTCTCGGCGTGATCGACGACGTCATCGAGGAGCCGATCGGCGGCGCGCATCGCGACCGGGCTGCGGCGATCGACCGCGTCGGCGAGCGAATCTCCGCCGCCCTGCGCGAGCTGCGGCAGGAGGACGGGGCGACGCTGAAGTCCATGCGCGCCCAGCGTTTCCTGGATATCGGCCGTTCTCTCGAAGTTTGA
- a CDS encoding shikimate kinase → MSQDRPGLVTALGRNPVLVGLPGAGKSSVGKRLATKLGVPFVDADTEIEKAAGMTIDEIFKMHGEPAFRDGEARVIARLVRGGPHVIATGGGAFMRSDTREAIAGHGIAIWLDASTDVLLSRIVRRTNRPLFHNVDPRQKLVDLRAVRDPVFAEAQIRVTSSAGPHDRVVQAIIRELKARTRGVGQPEAVDPA, encoded by the coding sequence TTGAGCCAGGATCGCCCTGGGCTGGTGACCGCGCTGGGGCGCAACCCGGTCCTGGTCGGCTTGCCCGGCGCAGGCAAGTCGAGCGTCGGCAAGCGTCTGGCGACCAAGCTCGGCGTCCCGTTCGTCGACGCCGACACCGAGATCGAAAAAGCCGCCGGCATGACGATCGACGAGATCTTCAAGATGCACGGCGAACCTGCCTTTCGCGACGGTGAGGCGCGGGTGATCGCGCGGCTGGTGCGCGGCGGCCCGCACGTCATCGCCACCGGCGGCGGCGCCTTCATGCGATCCGACACGCGCGAGGCGATCGCCGGCCACGGCATCGCCATCTGGCTCGACGCGTCGACCGACGTACTGCTGTCGCGCATCGTGCGCCGGACCAACCGGCCGCTGTTCCACAACGTCGACCCGCGCCAGAAGCTGGTGGACCTCAGGGCCGTGCGCGACCCGGTCTTCGCCGAGGCGCAGATCAGGGTCACCTCCTCCGCCGGCCCGCACGACCGCGTCGTCCAGGCGATCATCCGAGAATTGAAGGCGCGCACCCGCGGCGTCGGCCAACCGGAGGCCGTCGACCCGGCATGA
- the aroB gene encoding 3-dehydroquinate synthase: MTTLDRLRPQTVHVPLGDRAYDVLIGEGLVANAGPIIAERLGRRRALVVTDEVVAALHLPALTASLDTAGIGSTAIVLPEGEATKSPARLMETVDAILDAGLERGDLVIALGGGVIGDLAGFAAAVARRGMPFVQVPTTLLAQVDSSVGGKTGINTRHGKNLVGAFHQPALVLSDLGVLATLSERHRKAGYAEIVKIGLLGDAAFFDRLEALGPRVFGDGLQEAVATAVAAKAEVVVADEREAGRRALLNLGHTFAHAVERCAGYDGRVVHGEAVGLGLALAFRFSQTLGLCPGQDTVRVERHLAAVGLPTTFDQLPVALDAPSLIAAMGQDKKVKDGVVRFILLNRIGDAFVSEGVPPEALRTFLHHEGLPTP, encoded by the coding sequence ATGACGACCCTCGACCGCCTCCGGCCGCAGACCGTCCATGTCCCGCTCGGCGACCGCGCCTACGACGTCCTCATCGGCGAGGGACTCGTCGCGAACGCCGGCCCGATCATCGCCGAACGGCTCGGCCGCCGCCGCGCGCTGGTGGTGACGGACGAGGTCGTCGCCGCGCTGCATCTGCCCGCTCTCACCGCCTCGCTGGACACCGCCGGCATCGGCTCCACCGCCATCGTCCTGCCCGAAGGGGAGGCCACCAAGTCGCCCGCGCGGCTGATGGAGACGGTCGACGCCATCCTCGACGCGGGGCTGGAGCGGGGCGACCTCGTGATCGCGCTGGGCGGCGGCGTGATCGGCGACCTCGCCGGCTTCGCCGCGGCGGTCGCGCGGCGCGGCATGCCCTTCGTGCAGGTGCCGACGACGCTGCTCGCGCAGGTGGATTCCTCCGTCGGCGGCAAGACCGGGATCAACACGCGCCACGGCAAGAACCTCGTCGGCGCCTTCCACCAGCCGGCGCTGGTGTTGTCCGACCTCGGCGTCCTCGCCACCCTCTCCGAGCGCCACCGCAAGGCCGGCTATGCCGAAATCGTCAAGATCGGCCTCCTCGGCGACGCCGCTTTCTTCGACCGGCTGGAGGCGCTCGGCCCCCGCGTCTTCGGCGACGGGCTGCAGGAGGCGGTCGCCACCGCGGTCGCCGCCAAGGCCGAGGTGGTGGTGGCCGACGAGCGCGAGGCCGGCCGCCGCGCGCTCCTCAATCTCGGCCACACCTTCGCCCACGCGGTGGAGCGGTGCGCGGGCTATGATGGTCGCGTGGTGCATGGCGAGGCTGTCGGACTCGGGCTTGCTCTCGCCTTCCGCTTCTCGCAGACTCTGGGTCTGTGTCCGGGTCAGGACACGGTCCGGGTCGAGCGGCACCTCGCCGCGGTGGGCCTGCCCACGACGTTCGATCAGCTGCCGGTTGCGCTCGACGCGCCGTCGCTGATCGCCGCCATGGGACAGGACAAGAAGGTGAAGGACGGCGTCGTGCGCTTCATTTTGCTGAACCGGATCGGCGATGCGTTCGTTTCCGAAGGTGTGCCGCCCGAGGCACTGCGCACCTTCCTCCACCACGAGGGTCTTCCCACGCCATGA